GCTACAGGGACGTGGTCAAGATGGTGGCGGACACCAGCGAAGTGAAACTGCGAATCCGAGACCGGTACGTGGTGCAGATCACCCCCGCTTTTAAATGCACCGGGATCTGGCCGCGGAGCGCTGCCCACTGGCCGCTTCCCCACATCCCCTGGCCGGGGCCCAACCGGGTGGCGGAGGTCAAGGCGGAAGGGTTCAACCTCCTGTCCAAGGAGTGCCACTCCCTGGCCGGCAAGCAGAGCTCGGCGGAGAGCGACGCCTGGGTGCTGCAGTTCGCGGAGGCGGAGAACCGGCTGCAGATGGGGGGCTGCCGCAAGAAATGCCTGTCCATCCTCAAAACCTTGCGGGACCGCCACCTGGAACTGCCCGGCCAGCCCCTGAACAACTACCACATGAAGACTCTGGTCTCCTACGAGTGCGAAAAGCACCCCCGGGAGGCCGACTGGGACGAGTCCTGCCTGGGCGACCGGCTCAACGGCATTTTGCTGCAGCTCATCTCGTGTCTGCAGTGCCGGCGGTGCCCGCACTACTTCCTGCCCAACCTAGACCTGTTCCAGGGCAAGCCCCACTCCGCGCTGGAGAACGCGGCCAAGCAGACGTGGCGGCTGGCGAGGGAGATCCTGACCAACCCGAAAAGTTTGGAAAAACTTTAGAGAACAGCGAGGCGTGACGACTCTCCTCAAAACCCTAATTAAGTGTACACTTCCTGCGCGATCCCTGATACACCATTTGACAGTGCAAACAATCTCTTCCTTAAAAAGGAATAATGCAATGCTTCGGCATCATCTCGCCCACCCCTCCGAGGGAGAAAAACAGTGGGGAAAGTAGATAAAGGAAAACCCCAGCCCACCAGTATTAGAGGCTTCTTTCAAAGGATTTCATAATTCTCTTGGAAAGTACACAATGGCACCCTGAAAACAACCCAGCTGTAACGCAAGACCACAGGGAACTCTGCCTGGCTATCAGAGGATTATGGCAATCCTGGTGAGTTAGGTGCATCTGTCTGTGAGTAAACATGATCTGGAGATGCCATCTGAAGGAGCGTGTCATGTGTATTTCTATTTGTAACAAATATTGTGATCTCACATTGTCTTTGAAGTGTGGATGTTTGTGTTTTGTGATTTGGTGAACAGAAGTTCAATTGCCATTTTGGATACTTCCAGACATTTTCCTCTATCAAAGATAACATTTAAAGGTAGATTTCCTCCCCATACTTTATCTGTCTTTGAAAGTGTCTGaacttttaaaagtttacattttGTTTCAAATATATTGCTTGTTCTATTTCTAACATTCCATAAATATActtgaaatgttatttaaatatagtCAAAGAAATTTGAATTCAGCGTATATAATAACGCTTGAATATCtgaattatatatttgaaaaatgcaCTTGAAATACACTGGATAATTACTTTTGAGATTTAGATTTTAATTTCTGTTGCtggtttttatttaattagaagctaataaagaggtaaaataaaagttgtgtgtcactttaaattgtttttctttgaaaagatgtaatacttcattttgaaaattgaacccacttgaatattttaaacattacaaTGTTTTTTTGTAGAGCTACAAAAGATAACAGTATACTCTCACTTTCTAACTTACTTATAAGACTATTTCTTTCCATGACAGACACAGTTTAAATCTACCCATGAAAGCTTGCTCTTCTAGGTTAGCATTTCTGCACCATTTTTGATGATATAGGGAAAAAAATGTTACGACAGGGAAGACTGCTGAGTTAAAAATCAGACTAACTCACAGACGTGAACTAATCAAAATCATGAAAAGTTTGAAATTTGTAAGTGAAAACTATGCTAGctaataaaatggagataatttctGACCAGTTAATGTCAGACCTTATTTTATGCAGTGTTCAAATAGCTGAGTAAATTAATCAGAAATCCAAAATTCCTTTTTACTTTATAGGGCTagctaataataaaagcataaagacaaactttaaattatttaaagtcaaatatattatatttacacTTATTTGTAAAATTCAATTCTTTTGGATCTAGAAGTGAAAGAAGTCCCATAACAATCCTTCAGAGAGTGTTTTAATAGTCAACAAGTGCTGAGAAGAGCGAATCACCCATGGCCTTAAGGTTATTAGTAAATTCAGGTGGGGGTAAATTTTAGAATTTCAATTGCTATTCTACAAATAGCATTTTATAATGctttatttctatataaaatttaaatcgAAAGGATAAAGTTCTGGATCTATGGGAGCATTTGTCTTTGACTATTTTAGAATAATTGTCTCTGAAAACTACTTTAAAGGAAGACGTTTGTAAAATGATTCTTAAATATCTAGCATGACACTTCTGTCCTTGAATTCTTAACCTCAGGAAAAAAGCTTACAAATTGTACATAACATACaa
The sequence above is a segment of the Eptesicus fuscus isolate TK198812 chromosome 8, DD_ASM_mEF_20220401, whole genome shotgun sequence genome. Coding sequences within it:
- the MAB21L1 gene encoding putative nucleotidyltransferase MAB21L1 — protein: MIAAQAKLVYHLNKYYNEKCQARKAAVAKTIREVCKVVSDVLKEVEVQEPRFISSLNEMDNRYEGLEVVSPTEFEVVLYLNQMGVFNFVDDGSLPGCAVLKLSDGRKRSMSLWVEFITASGYLSARKIRSRFQTLVAQAVDKCSYRDVVKMVADTSEVKLRIRDRYVVQITPAFKCTGIWPRSAAHWPLPHIPWPGPNRVAEVKAEGFNLLSKECHSLAGKQSSAESDAWVLQFAEAENRLQMGGCRKKCLSILKTLRDRHLELPGQPLNNYHMKTLVSYECEKHPREADWDESCLGDRLNGILLQLISCLQCRRCPHYFLPNLDLFQGKPHSALENAAKQTWRLAREILTNPKSLEKL